The Streptomyces sp. 135 sequence GCCTGAAGCGGGCCTGCCTGGAGAAGGGCGTACGCGTCTACGAACACACGCCCGCCCTGGAGCTGGCCGCCGCCGGCGCCGGGATGGCGGTCCGCACGCCGTACGGCCGCGTCTTCGCCCGCCAGGTGGCGCTCGCCACGAACATCTTCCCCTCGCTGGTCAAGCGCGTCCGCGCGTACACCGTGCCGGTCTACGACTACGCGCTGATGACCGAGCCGCTGAGCGAGGAGCAGCTGGCCGCGATCGGCTGGCGCAACCGGCAGGGGCTCGGCGACAGCGCGAACCAGTTCCACTACTTCCGGCTCTCCGCCGACAACCGCATCCTGTGGGGCGGCTACGACGCGATCTACCCGTTCGGCGGGAAGGTCCGCGCCGAGTACGACGACCGGCCCGAGACGTACGCGAAGCTCGCCGGGCACTTCTTCACCTGCTTCCCGCAGCTGGAGGGGGTCCGCTTCACGCACGCGTGGGGCGGCGCGATCGACACCTGCTCGCGCTTCTCGGCGTTCTTCGGCACGGCGCACAAGGGCCGCGTCGCCTACGCCGCCGGGTACACCGGGCTCGGTGTCGGGGCCACGCGGTTCGGCGCCGACGTGATGCTGGACCTGCTCTCCGGGGAGCGCACGGAGCGGACGAGCCTGGAGATGGTGCGTACGAAGCCGCTGCCGTTCCCGCCTGAGCCGTTCGCCTGGACGGGCGTCGCGCTGACCAAGTGGTCGCTGGCCCGCTCCGACGCCAACGGCGGTAAGCGGAACCTCTGGCTCAAGACGATGGACAAGCTGGGCCTCGGCTTCGACAGCTGAACCGGCGTACGCCCCACCGCCCCGCCGTGAGCCGCTTCACCACCAGCGGGTGTCCGAACCCGCGTAATGCCCGCCCCCCGGACCCCTCTCACCTGTGACACGCACGGTCGTCGCACAGGAAATGGAGGTCCGGTCATGGCTGGCACGGGTGGCTCGGGTGACACGGGCGGCAGGGGCCGCACGGGCGGCCCGGGGGCGAGGTCGGCGGTCGAATGGCTCGTTTCGGTGGCGCCGGATCCGGACGCCTGCCGCTGGGAGTGGGAGCGCAGTCCGCTCGGGGTCGCGCTCCTGCCGGCGGGCCGCCGCTGGGACGTGCTGATCCTCCCCGGCGAGCTCGGCCGCACCACGCTCGACGTACTGAACCGCCGCGTCGAGCGCCCCGGACCGGTGCTCGCCGACTTCGGGGACGCGCGCGTGGGCTTCTTCGTGCCCGCGGGCACGGCCGCCCGCTGGCTGGGCACGGGCGTACGCGGCGCCGGCCGCGGCACCTGGATCGTCGTGCCCCATCCCGGGCGGGCGAGCGGCGGGGTCCGCTGGCTGGTGCCGCCGGACGGCCGGGGCACGCTGACGGATCCGGCACTGCTCGAACTGGCCATGCACGAGGCGGCCGCGGGGCTGCTGGGGGAGGGGGAGGAACGCGGGGAGTGACCTCGGGTTGCGCGCGCGGGCGCCTGCCTGCGGCGGTCTTCCGACGCCCCAGGCGAGGGTCACTCCTGCGCGACGGTCACTCCGGGCCCGGGTGCCGGCCGTACCGCCCGGTCAGCGCGGCCATGGCCGTCAGCAGCATCCCGCACAGCAGCCAGGAAGCCACCACGTCCAGCGGCCAGTGATATCCGCGCCGCACGAGTGCGAAACCGACCGCCACGTTCAACAGGACGCAGCCGATGAGCAGTCCACCTCGGCCGTACGCGCGCCGCAGCAGTGGCAGCGCCAGCAGCGCGGCCGCCCCGTAGGCGACGGCGGCCGTCGCCGCGTGCCCCGAGGGGTAGAAGCCGTCGTGCCCTGCCATGCCCGGCGGCCCCGGCCGGTCCACGGCCGCCTTGAGCGGCACGACGAGCGCGGGCACCGCGGCCATGGCGACGGCGGCGGCCAGCGGCGCCAGCCACCAGCGGAACACCCCGGCACGGCGGCCGTGCCAGGCGGCGTACGCGAGGACGGCCCCGAGGACCGGCACGGCGACGCCGAGGTTGCCGAGGTCGGCGAAGAACTCCGCGGCGCGCTC is a genomic window containing:
- a CDS encoding phosphatase PAP2 family protein, with amino-acid sequence MPSRTHPELPAPELLTDRMAARPTPPGARGDPVPPAASEPPPVPRRPPLFLPLSLCACLFALLTWQVVVDGPLRRADERAGRATVGSPFPERAAEFFADLGNLGVAVPVLGAVLAYAAWHGRRAGVFRWWLAPLAAAVAMAAVPALVVPLKAAVDRPGPPGMAGHDGFYPSGHAATAAVAYGAAALLALPLLRRAYGRGGLLIGCVLLNVAVGFALVRRGYHWPLDVVASWLLCGMLLTAMAALTGRYGRHPGPE
- a CDS encoding FAD-dependent oxidoreductase, encoding MAPSAMTRWTKSLSDAQPVSYWLDDPGRPAPEPALTGDDRCDLLVVGGGYSGLWTALIAKERDPGRDVVLVEGREAGWAASGRNGGFCAASLTHGIANGLSRWPGEIEKLEELGARNLDEIEAAVKRYSIDCDFERTGEIDVATEPHQVAELREMYEEMAAHGLAGGTELLDADAVREQVDSPTFLGGLWDRDGVAMLHPAKLAWGLKRACLEKGVRVYEHTPALELAAAGAGMAVRTPYGRVFARQVALATNIFPSLVKRVRAYTVPVYDYALMTEPLSEEQLAAIGWRNRQGLGDSANQFHYFRLSADNRILWGGYDAIYPFGGKVRAEYDDRPETYAKLAGHFFTCFPQLEGVRFTHAWGGAIDTCSRFSAFFGTAHKGRVAYAAGYTGLGVGATRFGADVMLDLLSGERTERTSLEMVRTKPLPFPPEPFAWTGVALTKWSLARSDANGGKRNLWLKTMDKLGLGFDS